The following are encoded together in the Panicum virgatum strain AP13 chromosome 6K, P.virgatum_v5, whole genome shotgun sequence genome:
- the LOC120712928 gene encoding 60S ribosomal protein L32-1-like: MAVPLLTQKIVKKRVKQFKRPHLDRYKCLKPSWRRPKGIDSRVRRKFKGCTLMPNIGYGSDKKTRHYLPNKFKKFVVHNVSDLELLMMHNRTYCAEIAHNVSTRKRKEIVERAAQLDIVVTNKLARLRSQEDE; this comes from the exons ATGGCAGTGCCCTTGCTGACGCAGAAGATTGTGAAGAAGCGGGTCAAGCAGTTCAAGAGACCCCATCTCGACCGCTACAAGTGCCTCAAG CCAAGCTGGCGCAGGCCAAAGGGTATTGACTCCCGTGTTAGGAGGAAGTTCAAGGGATGCACCTTGATGCCCAACATTGGTTATGGTTCTGACAAGAAGACCAGGCACTACCTGCCGAACAAGTTCAAGAAGTTTGTAGTCCACAATGTCTCTGATCTGGAGTTGCTTATGATGCACAACAG GACATACTGTGCTGAAATTGCCCACAACGTCTCAACCCGTAAGCGCAAGGAGATTGTGGAGCGGGCTGCACAGCTTGACATTGTGGTCACAAACAAGCTTGCCAGGCTTCGCAGCCAGGAGGACGAGTAG